A window of the Haloarcula litorea genome harbors these coding sequences:
- a CDS encoding DNA topoisomerase VI subunit B: protein MTSYQSRLGEGEGIAEELAESQRAISIAEFFEKNKHMLGFDSEARALVTAVKEAVDNALDACEEAGIKPDIYVEIQEAGDYYKLIVEDNGPGITKEQLPKIFGKLLYGSRFHAREQNRGQQGIGISAAVLYSQLTSGKPAKITSRPKGQSDAQYFELIVDTDENEPEISVDETTSWERPHGTRIELEMEANMRARSSLHDYVQDTAVVNPHARIEFDEPGLDEPLKFERVEDADLPEETEEIRPHPHGVELGTLLKMLEATESYSISGFVQGEFTRVGGKTADSIVANFNDRHYGRGMAWTPPKAHEDADVETAVADAVANKAADATDDFATAVAGAVADADRVAHHEIEGIVADAAETVEADHDTTFGATVRENAVAAAWRAVTAERSGDLYELVDAATTVRKDDDAVEGLASRLADKFDGEEGDRHRLTRDEFRAYVDRAADMTEDHDDATFGDTARENVVDELWAAAERVPDDPPNVSAVADDRDTASDLLTAMRETDIISPPTDCLSPIGAALLEDGLRKEFDADFYAASTRDAAVHGGDPFIVEAGIAYGGELESEGSVEVMRFANRVPLVYQRGACATTDVVKSINWRNYNLDQPGGSGIPNGPAVVMIHVASTNVPFTSESKDAVANVPEMEDEIELAVREAARELKSYLNKRRSMQQRREKQDKLRTILPEMAAKLEQVTEKGELDIDDSLARIMNNVLVEREVEDGTVRLAVENNDDVNADVDLTDIVTAEPRDTNGATVMEMDGEWFVKWSPTVEPGDRAVLEYSVSDEAEFTVSVDGVEDEKLTVDA from the coding sequence ATGACCTCGTATCAGTCACGACTCGGCGAGGGCGAGGGCATCGCCGAGGAGTTGGCCGAGTCCCAGCGGGCCATCTCTATCGCCGAGTTCTTCGAGAAGAACAAGCACATGCTCGGCTTCGACTCGGAGGCCCGGGCGCTGGTCACCGCCGTCAAGGAGGCGGTCGACAACGCGCTCGACGCCTGCGAGGAGGCCGGCATCAAGCCGGACATCTACGTCGAGATCCAGGAGGCCGGCGACTACTACAAACTGATCGTCGAGGACAACGGTCCCGGCATCACGAAGGAACAGCTCCCCAAGATCTTCGGGAAGCTGCTGTACGGCTCGCGGTTCCACGCCCGCGAGCAGAACCGCGGCCAGCAGGGGATCGGGATCTCCGCCGCGGTCCTCTACTCGCAGCTGACCTCCGGCAAGCCCGCGAAGATCACCTCCCGCCCGAAGGGCCAGAGCGACGCCCAGTACTTCGAGCTGATCGTCGACACCGACGAGAACGAACCGGAGATCAGCGTCGACGAGACCACCTCCTGGGAGCGGCCCCACGGGACCCGGATCGAACTGGAGATGGAGGCGAACATGCGCGCCCGGTCGAGCCTCCACGACTACGTCCAGGACACCGCCGTCGTCAACCCACACGCCCGCATCGAGTTCGACGAGCCCGGCCTCGACGAGCCGCTGAAGTTCGAGCGGGTCGAGGACGCCGACCTCCCGGAGGAGACCGAGGAGATCCGCCCCCACCCCCACGGCGTCGAGCTCGGAACGCTGCTGAAGATGCTGGAGGCTACCGAGTCCTACTCCATCTCCGGGTTCGTCCAGGGCGAGTTCACCCGCGTCGGCGGCAAGACCGCAGACTCCATCGTCGCGAACTTCAACGACCGCCACTACGGCCGCGGGATGGCGTGGACGCCGCCGAAGGCCCACGAGGACGCCGACGTGGAGACCGCCGTCGCCGACGCGGTCGCCAACAAGGCCGCCGACGCCACCGACGACTTCGCGACGGCGGTGGCCGGGGCCGTCGCGGACGCAGACCGCGTCGCCCACCACGAGATCGAGGGGATCGTGGCCGACGCCGCCGAGACGGTCGAGGCCGACCACGACACCACCTTCGGCGCGACGGTCCGGGAGAACGCCGTCGCGGCCGCCTGGCGCGCGGTCACGGCCGAGCGGTCCGGCGACCTCTACGAACTGGTCGACGCCGCGACGACCGTCCGGAAGGACGACGACGCCGTCGAGGGGCTCGCGAGCCGCCTCGCGGACAAGTTCGACGGCGAGGAGGGCGACCGCCACCGACTGACGCGCGACGAGTTCCGGGCGTACGTCGACCGCGCGGCCGACATGACGGAGGACCACGACGACGCCACCTTCGGCGACACCGCCCGCGAGAACGTCGTCGACGAGCTCTGGGCGGCCGCCGAGCGGGTCCCGGACGACCCGCCGAACGTCTCGGCCGTCGCCGACGACCGCGACACGGCCAGCGACCTGCTGACGGCGATGCGGGAGACGGACATCATCTCCCCGCCGACGGACTGTCTCTCCCCCATCGGCGCGGCCCTGCTGGAAGACGGCCTGCGGAAGGAGTTCGACGCGGACTTCTACGCCGCCTCGACCCGCGACGCGGCCGTCCACGGCGGCGACCCCTTCATCGTCGAGGCCGGCATCGCCTACGGCGGCGAACTCGAATCGGAGGGCAGTGTCGAGGTGATGCGCTTCGCCAACCGCGTGCCGCTGGTCTACCAGCGCGGAGCCTGTGCGACGACCGACGTGGTCAAGTCGATCAACTGGCGCAACTACAACCTCGACCAGCCCGGGGGCTCGGGCATCCCGAACGGCCCGGCCGTCGTGATGATCCACGTCGCCTCGACGAACGTCCCCTTCACCAGCGAGTCCAAGGACGCCGTCGCGAACGTCCCCGAGATGGAAGACGAGATCGAACTGGCCGTCCGGGAGGCCGCCCGCGAGCTCAAGAGCTACCTCAACAAGCGCCGCTCGATGCAACAGCGCCGGGAGAAACAGGACAAGCTCCGGACCATCCTCCCCGAGATGGCAGCGAAGCTGGAGCAGGTCACCGAGAAGGGCGAGCTCGACATCGACGACTCGCTGGCCCGCATCATGAACAACGTCCTGGTCGAGCGCGAGGTCGAGGACGGCACCGTCCGGCTGGCCGTCGAGAACAACGACGACGTCAACGCCGACGTGGACCTGACCGACATCGTGACCGCCGAGCCCCGAGACACCAACGGCGCGACGGTGATGGAGATGGACGGCGAGTGGTTCGTGAAGTGGTCGCCGACGGTCGAACCCGGTGACCGCGCGGTCCTGGAGTACAGCGTGAGCGACGAGGCCGAGTTCACCGTCTCGGTCGACGGCGTCGAGGACGAGAAACTGACGGTGGACGCCTGA
- a CDS encoding DNA topoisomerase IV subunit A: MSTETDTPDTEEAREKLIDLAAEFYDQFAEGDVPTMSIPTRTKSNIEYDEDEDVWVYGDRTSTRSAKTISGAEKLLKATYTIDFLAQQLEEDRSSTLRELYYLSESWDLEEAQFNSQDESNDLVEDLEIVSDVTREDFHMRPEESGATIMGPLHLREQTRRGEREIHCQEDVGEGGYQIPNNPDTIEFLDNDADFILCVETGGMRDRLVENGFDEDHNALIVHLKGQPARATRRITKRLHDELDLPVTVFTDGDPWSYRIYGSVAYGSIKSAHLSEYLATPAAEFVGIRPEDIVEYDLPTDPLGDSDINALESELEDPRFQTEFWEEQIELQLDIGKKAEQQSLASRGLDFVTDTYLPERLDEMGVL; this comes from the coding sequence ATGAGCACGGAGACCGACACCCCCGACACGGAGGAGGCCCGCGAGAAGCTGATCGACCTCGCGGCGGAGTTCTACGACCAGTTCGCCGAGGGCGACGTGCCCACGATGTCCATCCCGACCCGGACGAAGTCCAACATCGAGTACGACGAGGACGAGGACGTCTGGGTGTACGGCGACCGGACCTCGACCCGGAGCGCCAAGACCATCTCCGGCGCGGAGAAGCTCCTGAAGGCGACCTACACCATCGACTTCCTCGCCCAGCAACTGGAAGAGGACCGGTCGTCGACCCTGCGTGAACTGTACTACCTCTCGGAGTCGTGGGACTTAGAGGAGGCACAGTTCAACAGCCAGGACGAGTCCAACGACCTCGTCGAGGACTTAGAGATCGTCTCGGACGTCACCCGCGAGGACTTCCACATGCGCCCCGAGGAGTCGGGCGCGACGATTATGGGACCGCTCCACCTCCGCGAGCAGACCCGGCGGGGCGAGCGGGAGATCCACTGCCAGGAGGACGTCGGCGAGGGCGGCTACCAGATCCCGAACAACCCCGACACCATCGAGTTCCTGGACAACGACGCCGACTTCATCCTCTGCGTGGAGACCGGCGGGATGCGCGACCGCCTGGTCGAGAACGGGTTCGACGAGGACCACAACGCCCTCATCGTCCACCTCAAGGGCCAGCCCGCGCGAGCGACCCGCCGGATCACCAAGCGGCTGCACGACGAGCTCGACCTCCCGGTGACGGTCTTCACGGACGGCGACCCGTGGTCGTACCGCATCTACGGCTCGGTCGCCTACGGCTCGATCAAGTCCGCGCACCTCTCGGAGTACCTGGCGACGCCGGCGGCCGAGTTCGTCGGCATCCGCCCGGAGGACATCGTCGAGTACGACCTGCCGACGGACCCGCTCGGGGACTCGGACATCAACGCCCTCGAATCCGAGCTGGAGGACCCCCGTTTCCAGACGGAGTTCTGGGAGGAACAGATCGAGCTCCAGCTCGACATCGGGAAGAAGGCCGAACAGCAGTCGCTGGCCTCGCGGGGCCTGGACTTCGTGACCGACACGTACCTCCCCGAGCGGCTCGACGAGATGGGCGTGCTGTAG